Below is a window of 'Nostoc azollae' 0708 DNA.
TCGCCTGTTGGTGTTTCCCAACCCTTCTTTCCTACAGCAATTGGATAACTAGCTATCACTTCATCATAGCGGTAAACATAGACCCGGCGATCGCTTAAATCAACTATCGCCTGTGTTCGACTAACTTCCAGTCCCTGAACAGATTTAGCTTGAGCTACACCCGGGAAGAAAAATCCCTTGGGACTATTATTCTCCTTTTTATTCTCTCCCTTTTCTGGAACTGTCAACTTTGTCTTTTTTGGTTTGTCCACAGCACCATCTGTATTTGGCTTGCCTTGTACTAAGCTAGTCCCAGGCTTGGTAACAGAGGAATTTGGTCCTGATGGAGGTACAGACACCCCCAAAGCCACTTCTCCAATACCAATAAGTTCTGGGGAATGTTGACCAGAGTCAGTGCGGGTGGTGGGATTTTTCCTCAATGTTGTGGATGCTGATTGATTTAACTGCCCTGTCGTTTTCATAGTATGCCAATGGACAGCCAGAGACAAAATTGCTGTGCCAAAACAGAGGAACATTACCATCCGCGCTACAGATTTATTTCTTGCCATTGCCATCGCTTATTGTTTATCCCTGACCTATCTGGCTCTATAAAATTATGGACTACCCAGACCAGTCAATTAGCAAAAAATTTATCAATTATTATCAGTTGTCTCATTACGCTGACAATATCTTCATAATTTAGCAGGAGTCAGGAGGATAAGAAGGTAATTCTCAATGCCCAATGCCCCATCACCCACACCCGGTTTTTGGTCAAGGGGTAGTAGTCAGTTGTTCAAGTGAATACATTTTACTAATTTTTTCCATAAACCCAAGACCCAGCAATGTACACTCAACACTTTTTTAATAATTCCTGATTTATATGTGGTTATCTCATAAATCCGTCACCTAGCCTGGGAACTTCTGAAAAATTATCCTGTCTAATAGCAGGGGATGATTTAACGCCAGTAAGATCTATGAGTCAAGCGATTACGGTATCCTGGTCAACGGTTGATGCAACTTATTCGGAAGCATCGGTGCAAGTTGACAAACTCTCAAATCACGATCTAATTTTACGCTGTCAAGCAGCATTGCGGCCAGATAAAGCTGCCTTTGCAGAACTCTTGCGTCGCTATCAGACTCAGGTTGATCGGGTTTTATACCACCTAGCCCCTGATTGGTCTGACAGAGCCGATTTAGCTCAAGAAGTGTGGATTCGAGTCTATCGGAATATTAACCGATTACAAGAACCTGCTAAATTTCGGGGCTGGTTAAGCCGTATTGCCACTAACTTGTTTTGCGATGAATTGCGTAAACGCAAACGGGTGGTTAGTCCCCTATCACTAGATGCTCCTCGTTCCCTAGAAGATGGCGAAATGGATTGGGATATTGCTGGTGACAGTCCAGGTCCAGAAGAAGAACTGACAACCAGGGAATTTTACGAACAATTGCGAGATGCGATCGCGGATTTACCAGAAGTATTCCGTACTACAATCGTTCTCAGAGAAATTGAAGGCATGGCTTATGAAGAAATCGCCGAAATGACAGGCGTTTCATTAGGAACAGTCAAATCGAGAATAGCTAGAGCCAGATCCAGATTACAAGCACAGTTACAAACCTATCTAGATACCTAAATTTACAATCTGTTTCCTCAGTTCTATGGCAGAATTTAAACATATTAAAAATTCCTGCAAAAATAGATTTTTTCTGCCTCATGGAAGCAAATTTAACTAAATTCTCGTACTTAATCTCCTGTGTTTGCCCGTGTATGAATTGGTAAAAACGTTAAAATGAATACTGATTCTCAGTTCTACAACCGTTCCCACTCCCAACTCTCTAGTGATGTATCAAATGGAATGGCTCAACATACCAATGAATTAACGGCTGCTATGGATATGGAGAAACACGATAACCAAGGGCATAAAGAAGCCGATCGCTTCGAGTTATTGAGTGCTTATCTTGATGGTGAAGTGACAGCGTCTGAACGTAGGCAAGTGGAAGAATGGCTGGCAACGGATGACTCAGTTCAATGCTTGTATCAGCGACTACTAAAGTTAAGGCAAGGTGTAAAGTCCATGCCTATACCAGCATATCAAAACTCACCAGAAGTTACATTTCAACAGGTATGGAAACGTATACGCAACCTTACCCAGTTAAGCTGGTTAGTTGGTTGTGTAGCTGTAGCGGCTTGTGTAATCGGCTCAATATCTGGCTTAATTCCTGGTAATACAACCAAATTGGAAATAGTACAACAGAAAATACAACCAATAGCGGTAAAAACACAGCCAGTAGTCCCGGCTTCACCATTAATGGTAGCGTTGAACAACCCAGTCATTGAAATTCCCAAAACAGCAATAGCTTCTCCAATCACACCAATTGATGAGTCAACAACTCTGGAAAAAGACACGGAATTAGACATCAATTAATCAAGTGTAGAATTCAGGAGTTAGAAGTCAGGACTTCCTCCAACAACCATCTCGTTGAGGAATAACACCTAGTTGGTAAACTTTTTCGGGTGGCATCCAGTACACCCAAGCCCAACCTGAAGATAAGTCAGTTGACTCAAAAATCCCTATATATTCGCGATTATAGAGGTTTTCTGTTATTGGTTTTGTGGAGTGATAATCTTCTAGAGTGTTCCAACTAAAAAATGATCCAAAACGTCAGTCGGTTCGGCAAAAGATTTCAACAAACCATTTTTTCAAGGTTGGTAAGCGGTGAATCAGCTGTTCGATGTCCGCCATTGCTTGTTGTGTAAGTTTAACTCCTGTATGATAAATTATCTCAACCAAAGTAACCACAGGATTTCTGCCCTTGAAAGTTAGGGTAGAAGCTAATCGTAGTAAGGTTTCGGCACGGGTTTTTCCACCTCTATCGAACTCTCCGATTTTGATTCCCACCTTAGCATCTATAGAAATTTCCAATGTTGTTGATTTATCATCCACTTGTTGATTGATGCGATTATCTTCTTTCAAGATGGTTTCTGTTTCTGATATCTGTTTGATTGGTTTTGTTTTAGCCACCCTTTTTAAGCCATAACCTAGTACAGTAAGGCGTAAATAAACCAACCTTCCAAATGTCTGAAAAGCTCATGCCGTGTACATTAGAGAGGTCCGAAAATTTACAAAGGAATCTGTGTCTGGCTTTCCATGGTGTTAAGATGAGGAAAGAGCCAAGGAAAGAATCAGGGTTGGCAATAGGTACGGATAGTTCCTATCCATGAAGATGTTGATAACTAATTTATAACTGACCTCATATCCATAACATGTATGAAATGGGCAAAACTAATGAACCAATTCCTAATGTGACTAAACCACAAATAGTAAGAATTACTTGTGAGTAAATTGGGGAATTCAAGAGAAATCTTTGTTGAGGTACCCGGAATATTTTTACAAGTCTAATGACCTGTTCAACAAAAATACCCTTGGTGGAAAACTCTTTGTTTCCTGCCTTTTGTTCTGAGTCGCCATAGCATAATCGCCATCATGTTTTTCTACCTGTTTAAGGAGACTAGCAGGGAAAACATTTCCTAATATCTCTAGCCAGTAATGAAATGTGTCCTTTGCTTCCGTTTTCCATATACCGAAATGCAAACCTAAAACCTCAAATGTTGGCATTTTCCTCAAATAGAACAAGGATAGACATACCTGTTCTTTGATCTCTAGTTTCCCTTTCCCCCCTGCTCCTTTCTGATTTATACCTATGTTTTTACTTTCTATGTCACCTTGAAGTTTTTTATGCTGCATTTCACCTTGGGCTAATAACTCTTGAAACTGATGGTTAGTTATTACCAGTATTTGTTTTGTACAATGTGGATATTCTTGAATATAGTTAATTTAGTGGATTTTTCCTTTTGGTACACCCTCAAAATTCCCTTCTACCATTTTTTTCACACCAAGTTCATTTTCCTGACAGGTCTAATGGTGAATTTTGTTGGCGCAGCCTGCTTGAACCACTATTTTGTTAGCGTAGCTCTTCTGAAAGAAGCATTTTAAATTCACAGCGATACTAGTAGTCTGCCAAGGCAATTTTGCTAGGTTAAATGCTCGGATATAAACGCTGCATTTTTTTACGTGCATCCTTGGTTTTAAAACCCCAATAAAAACTGGGTTTTTCTTGATTACGCTATGACTCCCAAGTAGCAATTTCAGAAGATAATATTTCTACATTAGGAATACGTTGTTCTAAGCATTGGCGAGATAAAACTGATAATTTAATTTCTACTTGATTCAACCAACAAGGGTGTTTAGGAGTATAGTGAAACTCTAATTTCTGAATAATGCGGCATGCTTCTTGTGGAGAGAAAACTTCACATAAAATACTTGGAGTATGAATGTTTAGGTTATCAACAAGTAAAGGTATCACATCAGCTTGGGGGTAATAAACATCTACTAAATCTTTTAATTCTTTAGCAAAATCAGCTTTTGTCCGACTTTGTGTAACTTCAATATGCCTCCACCCGGCTATTGGTTCAAAAAAGCCAAATAAATTTACAACACCATTGCGTTTATACTCACAATCATAACCTTCAGGCTGATGTGGTTCTGGTGGCAAAGGAAGTCTTACTTCTTCTACTAATTGATATGGGCATTCATCTAGGCAGAGTGTAGGTTTTTTCGGATCATATGGCTCATTGTACAAATCCAAAACATCTTCCATTCTGAACACATACTCTGGGTTAACTTCGGGAATACACCACTGTTCTTTTAACCACGGTTTAATTTCATTTTTTTTAGAGTTTAGCGTATTGTTTCGTCTGAAATTCAATCTATGATACCAAGCTTCACTAAATGCTCCGCTAATAATTGCATTGTCCAACGCACTCTTCCTTCTGGCGGATTAGAACAAGCAGTCGCAATCAAAAATGCTTCTTGTTCTTCATCTAATTTTTTGGGTTTTGGTGGATTTTCCCCATCCTTTAAAGCAAACTCTAATCCACCAATCACAAAGTTTTCTCTTGTCCTTTCCACCGTGGCAACATGAACTCGAACTGCGGCAGCGCCGTGTCCGTTTCTCCCTCAGATGCCATTCAAAGAATGTTTGCACGGGTTATACTTCTTGCTTTGTGCTTTCCTTTTTTGAGGATTGCTTGCAGTTGTAAAACTTCCTCTTCGCTTAAATCTAAAACATACTTTTTTGCCATGGTCAACCCCTTTTTTGACTAGTGTATCAATTAGAGGGGCTTACCCAGCAACATTGCCTTGGTGGACTACTAGTTGATTCAACAGTTCTCGAATTACCTCAGATATTGGGAGTTTTTCATCTTGATATCCTTTGATTTCTATCAACTCATAACGAACTTGCGCTGCTGACAGCCTGGTATACAACCTTGTACTCTGAAAA
It encodes the following:
- a CDS encoding ISAzo13-like element transposase-related protein, with the protein product MVYLRLTVLGYGLKRVAKTKPIKQISETETILKEDNRINQQVDDKSTTLEISIDAKVGIKIGEFDRGGKTRAETLLRLASTLTFKGRNPVVTLVEIIYHTGVKLTQQAMADIEQLIHRLPTLKKWFVEIFCRTD
- a CDS encoding sigma-70 family RNA polymerase sigma factor, with protein sequence MSQAITVSWSTVDATYSEASVQVDKLSNHDLILRCQAALRPDKAAFAELLRRYQTQVDRVLYHLAPDWSDRADLAQEVWIRVYRNINRLQEPAKFRGWLSRIATNLFCDELRKRKRVVSPLSLDAPRSLEDGEMDWDIAGDSPGPEEELTTREFYEQLRDAIADLPEVFRTTIVLREIEGMAYEEIAEMTGVSLGTVKSRIARARSRLQAQLQTYLDT
- a CDS encoding IS630 family transposase, which produces MDNAIISGAFSEAWYHRLNFRRNNTLNSKKNEIKPWLKEQWCIPEVNPEYVFRMEDVLDLYNEPYDPKKPTLCLDECPYQLVEEVRLPLPPEPHQPEGYDCEYKRNGVVNLFGFFEPIAGWRHIEVTQSRTKADFAKELKDLVDVYYPQADVIPLLVDNLNIHTPSILCEVFSPQEACRIIQKLEFHYTPKHPCWLNQVEIKLSVLSRQCLEQRIPNVEILSSEIATWES
- a CDS encoding anti-sigma factor family protein; this encodes MNTDSQFYNRSHSQLSSDVSNGMAQHTNELTAAMDMEKHDNQGHKEADRFELLSAYLDGEVTASERRQVEEWLATDDSVQCLYQRLLKLRQGVKSMPIPAYQNSPEVTFQQVWKRIRNLTQLSWLVGCVAVAACVIGSISGLIPGNTTKLEIVQQKIQPIAVKTQPVVPASPLMVALNNPVIEIPKTAIASPITPIDESTTLEKDTELDIN
- a CDS encoding helix-turn-helix domain-containing protein, whose amino-acid sequence is MERTRENFVIGGLEFALKDGENPPKPKKLDEEQEAFLIATACSNPPEGRVRWTMQLLAEHLVKLGIID
- a CDS encoding transposase family protein; its protein translation is MPTFEVLGLHFGIWKTEAKDTFHYWLEILGNVFPASLLKQVEKHDGDYAMATQNKRQETKSFPPRVFLLNRSLDL
- a CDS encoding L,D-transpeptidase, with translation MAMARNKSVARMVMFLCFGTAILSLAVHWHTMKTTGQLNQSASTTLRKNPTTRTDSGQHSPELIGIGEVALGVSVPPSGPNSSVTKPGTSLVQGKPNTDGAVDKPKKTKLTVPEKGENKKENNSPKGFFFPGVAQAKSVQGLEVSRTQAIVDLSDRRVYVYRYDEVIASYPIAVGKKGWETPTGEFQIIHKQHDPIWKHPITGQVFEAGTDSPLGDRWIGFWSDGRNEIGFHGTPNTDLIGAAVSHGCLRMRNSDVRILYEQLSLGTPVLVRN